From Vigna unguiculata cultivar IT97K-499-35 chromosome 5, ASM411807v1, whole genome shotgun sequence, the proteins below share one genomic window:
- the LOC114184467 gene encoding uncharacterized protein LOC114184467, producing the protein MATAVGSEKLITLKLTVFREERKVIFAEAGKDFVDVLCSFLTMPLGTIARLVRKGCKSQPPEIASLISLYQSVENLDKGCFPTDTCKEMLLRPRNSVEAYCRSLKINIDDTEPTRYFCLLANPISTETSDSFDGFVLSNSSFMITDDLRVFPNSMNTTVNVLQNSGIRNVSFVSEMTVNITKNQVVDLLRLSLCSKTVLTDLFLEKLPGERLLKRKRIVLSDFQARDSGKITVKIMQRKSNRKIVFAEGNEDFADFLFSLLTIPLGGAVHLTKGFCYFGSVDGLYRSVVDLDDKYWITKEVKNKVVAPVLAAQFKRGNLLPLMCDVVPNYFCYVNIEDHFTERIKVCYLTSTRKKVNPLVESCVASVFVDPLSDSSNNVKGYAKGPTMYMATDDLVVTPSSSFSVMSLLNSMDIPVHDLKEKVVSIGKEEVVRTLQALCTTSALSTLSLSHLTKVKEECLTKVKEEC; encoded by the exons ATGGCCACTGCTGTTGGATCTGAGAAACTTATTACCTTGAAGCTCACAGTATtcagagaagaaagaaaagttatCTTTGCCGAAGCAGGAAAGGACTTTGTGGATGTTCTGTGCAGCTTCTTAACAATGCCTTTAGGAACCATCGCAAGACTTGTACGCAAGGGGTGTAAGTCGCAGCCACCTGAAATTGCATCACTCATTTCGCTCTATCAAAGTGTGGAGAATCTCGACAAAGGGTGTTTTCCCACAGATACGTGTAAGGAAATGCTACTGCGTCCGAGAAACTCAGTGGAAGCTTATTGCAGGAGTTTGAAGATAAACATTGACGACACAGAACCCACTCGGTATTTT TGTTTACTAGCAAATCCTATTTCTACTGAAACATCTGACTCTTTCGATGGTTTTGTTCTGAGTAATTCCAGTTTCATGATCACGGACGATCTGAGAGTTTTTCCAAACTCAATGAATACAACTGTTAATGTGCTACAGAATAGTGGAATAAGAAACGTGTCTTTTGTAAGCGAAATGACAGTGAATATAACTAAGAATCAG GTAGTGGATCTGTTGAGACTTAGTTTGTGCTCAAAGACAGTTTTGACAGATTTGTTCTTAGAAAAACTTCCCGGTGAGAGATTactgaaaaggaaaagaatCGTTCTCTCTGATTTTCAAGCAAGAGATAGTGGTAAAATCACAGTGAAGATAATGCAGAGAAAATCTAATAGAAAGATAGTGTTTGCCGAAGGAAACGAGGATTTTGCGGATTTTCTTTTCAGTTTGCTGACTATACCTTTAGGAGGTGCGGTACATTTGACGAAAggattttgttattttggtAGTGTTGATGGATTGTACAGGAGTGTTGTTGATCTGGATGACAAATATTGGATCACAAAGGAAGTGAAAAATAAGGTTGTTGCTCCTGTTCTTGCCGCACAGTTCAAAAGGGGTAATTTGCTACCGCTAATGTGCGACGTTGTCCCCAATTATTTTTGTTACGTTAACATCGAAGATCACTTTACTGAAAGAATTAAAGTCTGCTATTTAACTTCCACCCGTAAGAAAGTGAACCCCTTGGTAGAAAGTTGTGTGGCTTCGGTGTTTGTGGATCCCTTGTCTGATTCAAGTAACAACGTTAAAGGATATGCCAAAGGACCGACCATGTATATGGCAACAGATGATTTGGTTGTGACTCCTTCCTCCTCCTTTTCTGTTATGTCTTTGCTGAACAGTATGGACATCCCCGTTCATGACTTAAAAGAGAAAGTAGTTAGCATAGGCAAAGAGGAG GTTGTGCGCACCCTACAAGCTTTGTGCACTACATCAGCCCTATCAACATTAAGTCTGAGCCACTTAACCAAAGTGAAGGAAGAGTGCTTAACAAAAGTGAAGGAGGAGTGCTGA